A single genomic interval of Rhododendron vialii isolate Sample 1 chromosome 3a, ASM3025357v1 harbors:
- the LOC131319981 gene encoding uncharacterized protein LOC131319981 isoform X2, with product MASDKRKITPVLSGRYQMQGPVDETDCDIQANMVLSRDEKESNRHCKSRKVLMRAESGTCNMCSAPCSSCLHANRALMGSKADEFSDESSEGNAGSQYSVNDVVPVKRTPYRSGQNSASETSNLFSVNSNQDSLSENAESKACLRTGDVEMHQNLLSGVTGGDNQLLLKPQYNAGNRTLTKKFGDQEVLESHGESISCVSSVNDAKVLASHDNRTVIGESHSCKNMMDLEAETDKVSGGLPTDAVNSPGQIEEIKVVKESHGLPGLKENSKSVDDSDESDIEEQDVKVCDICGDAGREDLLAICTRCSDGAEHTYCMRETMEKVPEGDWLCEECKFDEEIKDPKQDTTVTVDGYDKNQSSGQATPVEKPLEIDHTKIKKTLTDSDVEGNRPYKDILSGKAAGKRHADNTEVAATVKRQALETTVGLPKASSPSRIAALSRDFSFSNLDKGKVKSAHQLSSGTSSDNSKAAFSPKGPRGQTSQGTLLKSNSFHSTNAPTVKLDDEVVLQKQKSARESTSIDIKEGPVRSIGKSMSFKSVNPGRLNPSESKVKMLSPKFSHGHDVKGSKQAKERNLLERKNSFKTERSMVGSVTGNATVSTLRGDKKVAPYGESYSLTSVSNNHEPKGVQSDRKLSTLSKSNSLVTRRGSEMPVPLGETKGQSSSHGVVGASSSNGISSTCNPSSSTFTAERPFCSTNESLPDVLPRPTESTNLGERMKESSINHSRTNIVAGGRSAPCQKSKEIGSSNVENSQPLLGDASASRSLKDVDKGNKLKAAIEAAMLKKPGIYRKNKIPDQSDELSMSTTSLNCGTRPQDHQSTSINSRNNFSAEEVRERQAQPRNSAAESCEQTTANNMKHLSSLPSEAATLKIGDLNLMEPSDRKLFMRDSPSNDIPVVSVLLKMSVIPEHEYIWQGGFEVQKSGKRPELRDGIQAHLSTFASPKVPEVVNMFPPKILLHEVPRLSTWPLQFQEIGVKEDNIALYFFAKDLDSYEKSYKSLLDTMMRSDLALKGSFDGVELLIFPSNHLPEKSQRWNTLYFLWGVFRGKKAHCLQDLSASPKKYSTARYPPTTTISLPESQCPLDRDLPTCPKACNLALASRCPGPALMESPVLSAQTTKVGFDINASSLDLKDQHTQVNAGQDYRFDAASLPRIQSTNAVSFQETRLTSTPLEDNVDAESKLDIKPQLSVQAAGTISGLKKIDKIPMYLGNVTDHQQVSFSTSEIHGRDDSSENQVKYERTLKEEEGSLDTKSVQWRHQTISNWTMKENNNSQYNHGKRLHEDSTWNNVNNELLDGGFASKKQKTDCSRLSVHDRSRDINPLRGDSFGSTHDVGTSFAIKEEIGKGACVETEVSRNNIGSAGRYLFPFGPRGPVKDFNSGVKSFQDDIRIPEPNLELALGADMKPSKQGMMLPFSLGKVNLNDDHQEKAATKEEEEEDDSASLSLSLAFPFLDKVKGTGKPVSTPQQVLPDRQHVNTSLLLFEGLSEK from the exons ATGGCATCGGATAAGCGCAAG ATCACACCAGTCTTGAGTGGCAGATatcagatgcaagggccagtggACGAAACAGACTGTGACATTCAGGCTAATATG GTCTTGTCTCGAGATGAAAAGGAGTCAAATAGGCATTGTAAGAGTAGGAAAGTCCTCATGAGAGCAGAATCTGGGACGTGTAACATGTGTTCTGCTCCTTGCTCATCTTGCTTGCATGCTAATCGAGCTCTCATGGGGTCAAAGGCAGATGAGTTCTCTGATGAATCAAGTGAAGGAAATGCTGGCAGTCAGTATTCTGTTAATGATGTAGTACCTGTTAAGCGCACTCCATATCGCAGTGGTCAGAATAGTGCTAGTGAAACAAGTAACTTGTTTAGTGTCAATTCAAATCAGGATTCTCTCTCTGAAAATGCTGAGAGTAAAGCTTGTTTGAGGACTGGTGATGTTGAGATGCATCAAAATTTGTTATCTGGTGTTACTGGTGGGGATAACCAGCTCCTTTTAAAACCACAATACAATGCTGGTAATAGGACCCTTACAAAAAAGTTTGGGGACCAAGAAGTCTTAGAAAGCCATGGAGAGAGCATTTCTTGTGTAAGCAGTGTTAATGATGCGAAAGTTTTGGCCAGTCATGATAATAGAACCGTGATTGGTGAATCTCATTCATGTAAGAATATGATGGACTTGGAAGCAGAAACAGACAAGGTTAGTGGTGGATTGCCAACTGATGCTGTGAATTCTCCAGGGCAAATTGAAGAAATTAAGGTGGTCAAGGAGTCACATGGATTACCTGGCCTGAAGGAAAATTCCAAGTCTGTTGATGATAGTGATGAATCCGATATTGAAGAGCAAGAT GTAAAAGTTTGCGATATCTGTGGAGATGCAGGTCGAGAGGATTTACTTGCCATATGTACAAGGTGCAGTGATGGTGCAGAGCACAC CTATTGCATGCGGGAAACGATGGAGAAAGTACCAGAGGGTGATTGGTTGTGTGAAGAATGTAAGTTTGATGAAGAAATAAAAGACCCGAAGCAGGATACAACTGTGACAGTAGATGGGTATGACAAAAATCAATCTTCTGGGCAAGCGACACCTGTGGAAAAGCCGCTGGAAATAGACCATACAAAGATAAAAAAGACATTAACAGATTCAGATGTAGAGGGAAATAGACCATATAAAGATATTCTGAGTGGAAAAGCCGCCGGTAAAAGACATGCAGATAACACTGAAGTTGCTGCAACAGTGAAAAGGCAGGCTCTTGAGACAACTGTGGGTTTGCCAAAGGCATCCAGTCCCAGCAGAATAGCAGCACTTTCTCGTGATTTTTCATTCTCAAACCTTGATAAAGGAAAAGTGAAATCTGCACACCAATTGTCTTCTGGCACCAGTAGTGATAATTCCAAAGCTGCGTTTTCTCCTAAAGGTCCACGAGGGCAGACATCTCAAG GTACTTTATTGAAGTCTAATTCATTCCATTCTACAAATGCACCGACAGTGAAACTTGATGATGAAGTTGTTCTTCAAAAGCAGAAATCAGCTAGGGAATCCACTTCCATTGATATTAAGGAGGGACCTGTCAGATCGATAGGCAAATCGATGTCATTTAAATCCGTAAACCCAGGTCGTTTAAACCCTTCAGAGTCAAAAGTTAAGATGTTATCCCCTAAATTTTCTCATGGCCATGATGTAAAAGGATCAAAACAAGCAAAAGAGAGGAACTTACTGGAAAGGAAGAATTCATTCAAAACAGAGCGGTCAATGGTGGGTTCAGTGACGGGCAATGCTACTGTCTCTACGTTGAGAGGTGATAAAAAAGTAGCACCTTACGGTGAAAGTTACTCACTTACTTCTGTAAGCAACAACCATGAACCGAAGGGTGTGCAATCTGACAGAAAATTAAGTACATTATCAAAGTCAAACAGTCTTGTAACTCGAAGAGGTTCAGAAATGCCAGTTCCTTTAG GTGAAACTAAGGGGCAGTCATCGTCTCATGGTGTAGTCGGAGCTTCATCGAGCAATGGGATAAGCAGCACATGTAATCCCTCGTCAAGTACTTTTACAGCTGAGAGACCATTTTGTAGCACGAATGAAAGTCTTCCAGATGTGTTACCTCGGCCTACGGAATCAACAAATCTTGGTGAGAGAATGAAGGAGAGTTCTATAAATCACTCCAGGACAAATATTGTAGCTGGTGGAAGAAGTGCTCCCTGCCAAAAGTCTAAAGAAATTGGTTCCTCCAATGTTGAAAATTCTCAGCCACTTCTCGGTGATGCATCTGCTTCAAGAAGTTTAAAAGATGTGGATAAAGGTAATAAATTGAAAGCGGCAATTGAGGCAGCTATGCTTAAAAAGCCTGGAATATACAGAAAGAATAAGATTCCCGACCAGTCTGATGAGCTGTCCATGTCAACCACAAGCTTAAATTGTGGAACACGTCCTCAAGATCATCAATCGACTTCAATTAACTCAAGGAACAATTTTTCTGCGGAAGAGGTGCGTGAAAGGCAAGCACAACCGCGTAATTCTGCTGCCGAATCTTGTGAACAGACAACTGCTAACAATATGAAGCATTTATCTTCACTTCCGTCTGAAGCGGCTACTTTGAAAATTGGAGATCTTAATCTCATGGAGCCTTCCGATAGAAAGCTTTTCATGAGGGACTCGCCAAGTAACGATATTCCAGTTGTCTCTGTACTATTGAAGATGTCAGTCATACCAGAACATGAATACATTTGGCA AGGGGGCTTTGAGGTTCAGAAGAGTGGGAAACGCCCAGAGTTACGTGATGGGATTCAAGCACATTTATCAACTTTTGCATCACCAAAAGTTCCTGAAGTGGTGAATATGTTCCCTCCCAAAATTCTCTTGCATGAAGTACCTCGCTTGAGTACGTGGCCTCTGCAGTTTCAGGAAATTGGTGTTAAAGAAGATAACATTGCTCTCTATTTTTTTGCCAAGGATCTCGACAG CTATGAGAAAAGCTACAAGAGTTTACTGGATACGATGATGAGAAGTGATCTTGCTCTGAAGGGAAGTTTTGATGGTGTTGAACTTCTAATATTCCCCTCCAACCATCTTCCTGAGAAATCCCAGC GTTGGAATACGTTGTACTTCCTATGGGGTGTTTTTAGAGGAAAGAAGGCACATTGCTTGCAAGACTTATCAGCTTCTCCAAAGAAGTATTCTACTGCCAGATATCCCCCCACCACTACGATCTCTTTGCCCGAGAGCCAATGCCCTTTAGATAGGGATCTACCTACATGCCCCAAAGCTTGCAATCTTGCTCTCGCATCCAGGTGTCCTGGTCCTGCCTTAATGGAATCACCCGTTTTATCAGCTCAAACCACGAAGGTGGGTTTTGACATAAATGCATCTTCCCTTGACCTAAAGGATCAACACACACAAGTTAATGCTGGGCAGGACTATAGATTTGATGCTGCATCCTTGCCTAGGATACAAAGTACCAATGCAGTCTCATTCCAAGAGACAAGACTTACCAGTACTCCCCTG GAAGACAATGTTGATGCCGAATCCAAACTGGATATAAAACCTCAACTGTCTGTTCAAGCTGCTGGAACCATTAGTGGGTTGAAGAAAATTGACAAGATACCTATGTATCTTGGTAATGTCACTGATCATCAACAGGTTTCATTTAGTACTTCCGAGATACATGGTAGAGACGACAGCAGTGAAAATCAGGTGAAGTATGAGAGGACAttgaaggaagaagaaggatctcTGGACACTAAATCTGTGCAGTGGAGACACCAGACAATAAGCAATTGGACCATGAAGGAGAACAACAATTCACAGTACAATCATGGGAAACGCCTTCATGAAGATTCCACATGGAATAATGTAAATAATGAGTTGCTTGATGGAGGATTTGCAAGTAAGAAACAGAAAACTGATTGCAGTAGGTTGTCTGTGCATGATAGGTCTCGTGACATTAACCCTTTGAGAGGAGATAGTTTTGGTTCAACACATGATGTGGGTACCAGTTTTGCAATCAAGGAGGAGATTGGCAAAGGAGCTTGCGTTGAAACAGAAGTCTCTAGGAACAATATTGGAAGTGCCGGAAGGTACTTGTTTCCTTTTGGTCCACGGGGTCCTGTGAAGGATTTTAACTCTGGTGTTAAATCCTTCCAGGATGATATCCGGATTCCTGAACCAAATCTCGAGCTTGCATTAGGGGCAGATATGAAACCATCAAAACAAGGGATGATGCTGCCATTTTCACTGGGGAAAGTGAACCTGAATGATGACCACCAAGAGAAGGCTGCAAccaaagaagaggaggaggaggacgactCTGCCTCTCTTTCACTTTCGCTTGCATTTCCGTTTCTTGATAAGGTAAAAGGAACAGGGAAACCTGTCTCCACACCACAGCAGGTGCTTCCTGATAGGCAACATGTTAACACTTCACTGCTCCTCTTTGAGGGCTTATCGGAAAAGTAG